Proteins from a single region of Drosophila biarmipes strain raj3 chromosome 3R, RU_DBia_V1.1, whole genome shotgun sequence:
- the LOC108025202 gene encoding titin isoform X4, producing the protein MVCILHGYYDAQPKMRFSLSPPPQKAISSARLTSPTKNSRSTTIHPGSSTTIIPGSNNRSPISGGSSFSTMLTRNGGGHGTSPTASASSSATPTTSADDEATSDYNQWLHAMKLVARLPGGTPPEFRRKLWLSLADKYLKSKNVDWAQQREKCFCEEWREDDEELGIQIVKDLHRTGSNLCTGPAGSINQAKLKRILLGYARYNPEVGYCQGFNMLGALILQVMDKEEEESMKVMIYLVEGVLPTGYFYGSMGGLQADMGVFRELMQTRLPRLAKHLQRLQGPVENAFEPPLTNVFTMQWFLTMFCTCLPMSCVLRVWDLVLIEGSDVLLRTALVLWSLLEERVLSVRSADEFYGKMGSYSSELLNGHLVDSNGLIERVVKLGPIADLRQLRDKHLYNIAPLRHKQGLQLYYDEEDTHSDEERMAVATVFGLNWGRRGSVGPAAAAATAGKQQVEQKDRLALDISLLKKQYDRLRERQKQAHVILTTACSTAARQGTSGPAGSSQSSVPVNQLLLGRPAIVTNKGKRVGAPLGAIPPARKPSLPAVLHTKPAPEKQLRRGETLLWRDTDPSRRRRDSLTWKEIKADRAAMMREGIDVSSVKTQKLRTRFGKSDSSSYSEDSDGDQDAGPAGGGGSSTDTSLCDDDDPKSMEKSPKHKAKLARKLKEQKQLSSSRETSLDRQRPKSWAPSSNEIPFMLMGTDSGDEKESAVREEPETELETGDAAEDSATESGRFGFDKELDTVSFKLEPLKIHSDPEFPDPTSISTLPTPKEKSEAEEDLLEEPKAKPFDVSDSGVTNQYFERVNSVERPNRLELSYSLNEEETDTSAVYLEEREKIEGHSGDREYQSMPPFFPREDDSSVQVAGKVPQIRDDNIPGENKDDYKELLNMTIGENASYKPPPTTASSLSNASRKRRDPRRKTLTRSSTIEIEERYQALERRISQDQPSGGDRQSKYIPSTAALEERFNTLEKQLSAEKQRKEMAEMEADYPNKSERIPSTADLETRFNSLTKQMSSSESSSKAPIDLRDEESPTGSSSKEQKDSEKTSKLHKSEELESESKETTEKTQTSDLKEKPSEEKEAEEKPRLKKLPSTAELEDRFNALERKMSVQKSSPSKSKKEPPDEEETKAAKEPDESEKPREKPTTPNKDVGQKKTKTTEVPKSPTKDQEQKVKAESPKSEEKSTKESPKSAEENQKPVTSPAGKEKVSKSDSENAEAPKKPDPKAVETKKAETGKSPQEKDSEKVETSKTKDSESSESDKKSSSEEKSSAKKEESSKTPRKSPPSTEELEKRFNALEKQMSTTNMETTKESEQTKSPDKSKTSKEEEKPKKSMKSFDDKIKEVNTAIEKEQKKVKTEDQAEKKSKPVEENKKLEDPKKNEEPSESTEEGLQKGKNQRRASEPPSTEDLEKRFETLKRRMSTKNHLGTTSETVDEALERIQQEVISEAVEEKKPPPSTEDLESRFEKLHGGEKKKESTATSTTPPKHVDVAIEAHIPEPPPPPPPPKERPPILAEPVLHQQQALIEELQSKMRGQSPGEENLKPSEINPHRQRQRNLLQRPTPMGDETSEAPANTAYYRAANQEPWQQRMVRRFSDLPSRADLENRLQFLERQLYKKFYKQRCASDSEVASRVKLPPDDQPSTSRQAKVLEAEGQLEQRVLALEKQLSENSLKLLEAMRERQRSAVPRSDDSGSPRRLSTETIDATGKELVRYTQNIGELEELDAHKPINISINIKMLVNKDGESKQPKGDSKPTTEDLTRRLEQLEQQLLEERAKNGSIPPESEVPEEKPPKPEERDDCKKQEKNCHNQHVKSDEVEKVEAPLKGKIEPEAVKESKTLENEEKAQARAKEVVTEKSGKEDKAVVDEKPTKKTVLVKQKSSVQEKSEEETKKKPETKVEVAQETSSQEKILPTKKEAPSTKDPKPKEAPSQEETNKKESEKVKNEESKSKETPSTNKTENPKAETKETPSETVSSNKSTKELPEKKETSKELPDKMVINSSDVGPMDPNSKTVVLLMDNEPRASKVRRLTRANTEELEDLFQALEKQLNDRNLVKSEDGRLIRVESKPSAEQQEQAQAICDLTKEIEDFTSAKPEEIEKPKEVEKAEKAEKAEPEEPEEDYDWGPNTVKHHLKRKTVYLPSTKELESRFRSLERQIKLLEDVEKIDVEQRLVEIERKIKLQYSLSHEKDLNKYLELCEGKGLDDEETLPLETPTKSEETAAGRDRSRSPGRKVATKSPYTSPSRKVTTKSPYVSPTRKSATKSPYVSPSRKATKSPYTSPSRLRQRSPSPTRSPERKSKRSPYTSPARRKPHPNDLPISDDLEYKYRVLDLVRSKSKENLAKRMNDPNRKPAIHPLEMILSPSPDDSAIPTTGELEHRIRVLDGKLKSPAKTRSKSRSRSPTIEDIKRQKMRDEQKPRTPVHNLERIVSSPGRPEPPTAEELEERIRILEQEHKFDFKTQKDYKAFNQKLKDVISPSLSFEEFRAAKSREQSPRRHGATTPKSALRRDDFDEPYSSSASTTHYRPTSPKVIRFRDEDIDEDEDRFEEAPRPKSRQTSDRMVGSTIDVLDCLAENTKILERILKKTLADQPSATRSYASSSEGLDALGSRLMRETSPITRTGTHTGVPLRTGENINDRLSSIKNSIKSIDTLCEEKPYQKEKCQRYIDSLFSDSLHFASKKSSLEDLSLSRSLSRSESRGRSIHRSGDYAPSIRITSEHRSLGSAESRRSPLGNRDTSPYRSHREMSRELSPRRRRLEEEDEERKDRESSRVRRDNLLPNYFADNRSELSSGSSLTGFNHKVDRQLEETCAKYADDARRSACRTPLSHPYESRTTATRHSHSHTDPVQIQASTTGSASATDSFPRPVSPYRQPYDPYHRSPGGAGGATPLYQPGKLEIRHTTVTSTFYDRFLTEKQIERQTHSRPPSRSPVVSPSAPAKSYADLCSITSSTSTTTASVTTSSSFMSSSYAGASFSLPSTSNYSYLNTASGVSATSPRASCSDLRSTTTAASLTTTTTTTSSSYVPYNFSSSFTSRLSEPIATCSASAASTSSLTHSTGVYNPMMSFTLREPLASGSLGASSASPLLPFQFNRNFTSNFDKEQNKQ; encoded by the exons TTTGCATACTGCACGGATATT ACGATGCACAGCCTAAAATGCGTTTTAGCCTCTCACCACCGCCACAGAAAGCCATTAGCAGCGCCCGCCTAACCTCGCCCACCAAGAACAGCCGCAGCACCACCATCCACCCCGGCAGCTCCACCACCATCATCCCCGGCAGCAACAATAGAAGCCCCATCAGCGGAGGAAGCAGCTTCTCCACCATGCTGACCCGCAATGGCGGAGGCCACGGAACCAGCCccaccgcctccgcctcctcctcggccacgcccaccacctCGGCGGATGATGAAGCCACCTCGGACTATAACCAGTGGTTGCATGCCATGAAGCTGGTGGCCCGACTGCCCGGAGGCACTCCACCCGAGTTCCGACGCAAG CTATGGCTCTCGCTGGCGGACAAGTACCTCAAGTCGAAGAACGTGGACTGGGCGCAGCAGCGGGAGAAGTGCTTCTGCGAGGAGTGGCGcgaggacgacgaggagcTGGGCATCCAAATCGTCAAG GATCTGCATCGCACTGGCTCGAATCTGTGCACCGGCCCCGCGGGCTCCATTAACCAGGCCAAGCTCAAGCGCATCCTGCTCGGCTATGCCCGCTACAACCCCGAGGTGGGCTATTGCCAG GGCTTCAACATGCTGGGAGCCCTCATTCTGCAGGTGATGgacaaggaggaggaggagtccATGAAGGTCATGATCTACCTGGTGGAGGGCGTGCTGCCCACGGGCTATTTCTACGGATCGATGGGTGGCCTGCAGGCGGACATGGGCGTCTTCCGGGAGCTGATGCAGACGCGGCTGCCACGCCTGGCCAAGCACCTGCAGCGCCTCCAGGGACCCGTGGAGAACGCCTTCGAGCCGCCGCTGACCAACGTCTTCACCATGCAGTGGTTCCTCACCATGTTCTGCACCTGCCTGCCCatgtcctgcgtcctgcgcGTCTGGGACCTGGTCCTCATCGAGGGCAGCGACGTCCTCCTCCGCACCGCCCTCGTCCTCTGGAGTTTGTTAGAAGA ACGTGTGCTTAGTGTCCGATCTGCGGATGAGTTCTATGGCAAGATGGGCTCCTACTCCAGTGAGCTGCTCAATGGACATCTAGTGGACTCCAATGGCTTAATAGAGCGAGTGGTGAAGCTGGGACCCATAGCGGATTTACGACAGCTCAGGGATAAGCACCTCTACAATATTGCCCCACTGCGTCACAAGCAGGGATTGCA GCTCTACTACGACGAGGAGGACACCCACTCGGATGAGGAACGCATGGCAGTGGCCACCGTTTTTGGCTTGAATTGGGGCAGACGTGGATCTGTGGgtccggcggcggcggcggcaacggCGGGAAAGCAGCAGGTGGAGCAGAAGGACCGCCTGGCTCTAGACATTTCCCTGCTGAAGAAGCAGTATGATCGGCTGAGGGAGCGCCAGAAGCAGGCCCATGTCATCCTGACCACAGCCTGCTCCACAGCAGCCAGGCAGGGAACCAGTGGTCCGGCCGGTAGCTCCCAATCTTCAGTGCCGGTGAACCAGCTGCTCCTCGGTCGCCCGGCGATTGTGACCAACAAGGGCAAGCGGGTTGGTGCCCCCTTGGGAGCCATTCCACCCGCTCGCAAGCCATCCCTTCCAGCCGTGCTCCACACCAAGCCGGCTCCTGAGAAGCAGCTGCGACGGGGAGAGACCCTGCTCTGGCGGGACACAGACCCTAGTCGAAGGCGTCGGGATAGCCTCACCTGGAAGGAGATCAAGGCAGATCGGGCGGCCATGATGCGGGAGGGCATCGATGTGAGCTCTGTGAAGACCCAAAAGCTGCGCACGAGATTCGGGAAGAGCGACAGCTCCTCCTACAGCGAGGATAGCGATGGAGATCAGGACGCTGGACCCGCTGGAGGGGGAGGATCCAGCACGGACACCAGCCTCTGCGACGATGATGATCCCAAGTCCATGGAGAAGAGTCCCAAGCACAAGGCAAAGCTGGCGCGCAAGCTCAAGGAGCAGAAGCAGCTGAGCAGTTCCAGGGAGACGAGCTTGGATCGACAGAGACCCAAGTCCTGGGCACCCAGCAGCAATGAGATTCCCTTCATGCTCATGGGCACGGATAGTGGCGATGAGAAGGAGTCGGCGGTCAGGGAGGAACCGGAAACGGAACTGGAAACGGGAGATGCTGCAGAGGATAGTGCCACTGAGAGCGGTCGCTTTGGCTTTGACAAGGAATTGGATACGGTTAGCTTTAAGCTGGAACCACTGAAAATCCATAGCGATCCGGAGTTTCCAGACCCGACTTCCATTAGTACCTTACCCACGCCCAAGGAAAAAAGCGAAGCTGAAGAGGATCTGCTGGAGGAGCCAAAGGCAAAGCCCTTCGATGTGAGCGATAGTGGAGTGACCAATCAGTATTTCGAAAGGGTCAACAGCGTGGAGCGTCCCAATCGCCTGGAGTTATCCTACTCACTTAACGAGGAGGAGACGGACACCAGTGCCGTTTACCTGGAGGAAAGGGAGAAGATCGAGGGGCACAGTGGCGATAGGGAATACcagtcgatgcctccattttTTCCTAGAGAAGATGATAGTAGTGTACAGGTGGCCGGCAAAGTGCCTCAGATACGAGATGACAACATTCCAGGTGAGAACAAGGATGACTACAAAGAGCTCCTTAATATGACGATAGGGGAAAATGCTAGCTACAAACCACCTCCAACCACAGCCAGTAGTTTGAGTAATGCGAGCCGGAAAAGAAGGGATCCGCGACGCAAAACACTCACCCGCTCATCGACCATTGAGATCGAGGAGCGATATCAGGCTCTCGAGCGGAGGATCAGCCAGGATCAGCCGAGTGGTGGCGACAGGCAGTCCAAGTACATCCCCAGCACCGCTGCTCTGGAGGAGCGGTTCAACACCCTCGAGAAACAACTAAGTGCCGAGAAGCAGCGCAAGGAGATGGCCGAAATGGAGGCTGACTATCCCAACAAATCCGAGCGAATTCCCTCCACCGCCGATCTCGAAACGCGCTTCAATTCCCTAACCAAGCAAATGAGTTCCAGCGAATCTAGTTCCAAAGCTCCCATTGATCTTAGGGACGAGGAGTCGCCTACCGGCAGCAGCTCaaaggagcaaaaggatagCGAAAAAACCAGTAAACTGCATAAATCCGAGGAGCTTGAATCTGAATCTAAAGAAACTACGGAAAAAACACAAACCAGCGATTTAAAAGAAAAGCCTAGCGAAGAAAAGGAGGCAGAAGAAAAGCCACGCCTTAAAAAGCTTCCATCAACTGCTGAGCTGGAAGATCGTTTCAATGCCTTAGAACGCAAGATGAGTGTGCAGAAGAGCAGCCCATCGAAATCCAAGAAAGAACCACCCGATGAAGAAGAAACTAAGGCTGCAAAAGAGCCAGATGAGTCCGAAAAGCCGAGGGAGAAGCCAACAACTCCTAACAAAGATGTTGGGcagaaaaaaaccaaaactacGGAGGTTCCTAAATCACCAACAAAAGACCaagaacaaaaagtaaaagctGAGTCTCCAAAAAGTGAAGAAAAATCCACAAAAGAAAGCCCTAAATCAGCAGAGGAGAACCAAAAACCAGTGACTTCTCCGGCTGGTAAAGAAAAGGTTTCGAAATCGGATTCAGAAAATGCAGAGGCTCCCAAGAAACCGGATCCAAAAGCTGTTGAAACTAAAAAGGCAGAAACTGGCAAGTCTCCCCAAGAAAAAGATTCCGAAAAGGTAGAAACCAGTAAAACAAAGGATTCCGAATCTTCCGAGTCCGATAAAAAGTCTTCTTCTGAAGAAAAATCAAGTGCTAAGAAAGAAGAATCTTCAAAAACTCCTCGAAAATCACCGCCCTCCACTGAAGAATTGGAAAAGCGTTTCAATGCCCTGGAGAAACAGATGAGCACCACCAATATGGAAACAACCAAGGAGTCTGAGCAAACAAAGTCACCGGATAAAAGTAAAACctcaaaagaagaagaaaagccaaaaaagTCGATGAAATCGTTTGAcgataaaattaaagaagttAATACTGCAATCGAAAAAGAGCAGAAGAAAGTTAAAACGGAAGATCAAGCTGAAAAGAAAAGTAAGCCAGttgaggaaaacaaaaagttggaagaccccaaaaaaaatgaagaaccCTCCGAGTCTACAGAAGAGGGTCTACAAAAGGGAAAGAACCAGAGAAGAGCTTCCGAGCCACCATCTACTGAGGATCTGGAGAAGCGCTTCGAAACCCTGAAGCGGCGCATGAGCACTAAGAATCATTTGGGGACTACAAGCGAAACTGTTGATGAGGCTCTGGAGCGGATCCAACAGGAGGTGATCTCGGAGGCAGTGGAGGAAAAGAAGCCACCTCCCTCGACGGAGGATCTGGAGAGTCGCTTTGAGAAGCTACACGGGGGTGAGAAGAAGAAGGAGTCTACTGCGACAAGCACCACTCCACCCAAGCACGTAGACGTGGCCATAGAGGCGCATATTCCAgagccaccaccaccgcctccaCCACCCAAGGAAAGGCCACCCATCCTGGCCGAACCCGTTCTCCACCAGCAACAGGCTCTGATCGAGGAGCTGCAGAGCAAGATGCGAGGCCAATCACCCGGCGAGGAGAACCTCAAGCCTAGCGAGATCAATCCGCACAGGCAGCGGCAGAGGAATCTCCTCCAGCGACCCACGCCCATGGGCGATGAGACATCGGAAGCACCTGCAAACACGGCTTACTACAGAGCGGCAAACCAAGAGCCATGGCAGCAGCGCATGGTGCGTCGGTTCTCTGATTTACCCTCCCGGGCCGATCTGGAGAACCGATTGCAGTTCCTGGAGAGGCAACTCTACAAGAAGTTCTACAAGCAGCGCTGTGCAAGTGATTCCGAGGTTGCATCGAGGGTCAAGCTGCCGCCCGACGACCAGCCCAGCACATCCCGCCAAGCGAAGGTCCTGGAGGCCGAGGGTCAGCTGGAGCAGCGTGTCCTGGCGCTGGAGAAGCAGCTGAGCGAGAACAGTCTCAAGTTGCTGGAGGCGATGAGGGAGCGCCAGCGGTCGGCGGTTCCCCGGAGCGATGACAGTGGCTCTCCGAGGCGCCTCAGCACGGAGACCATTGACGCCACCGGCAAGGAGCTGGTGAGGTATACCCAGAACATTGGTGAACTGGAGGAGCTGGACGCCCACAAGCCTATCAACATTAGCATTAACATCAAAATGCTGGTCAACAAGGATGGTGAGTCCAAGCAACCCAAAGGTGACTCCAAGCCCACCACAGAGGATCTCACTCGTCGCCTGGAGCAGTTGGAGCAGCAATTGTTGGAGGAGCGGGCAAAGAATGGTTCAATTCCGCCGGAAAGCGAAGTCCCAGAGGAGAAGCCACCAAAGCCAGAGGAAAGAGACGACTGCAAGAAGCAGGAGAAAAACTGCCACAATCAACATGTGAAAAGTGACGAAGTTGAGAAAGTGGAAGCTCCTCTAAAGGGGAAAATTGAACCGGAAGCAGTGAAGGAAAGCAAAACCCTGGAAAACGAGGAAAAAGCTCAGGCTCGAGCCAAGGAGGTGGTTACAGAAAAGTCTGGAAAGGAGGATAAAGCTGTAGTGGACGAAAAACCAACTAAAAAAACAGTTTTGGTGAAACAGAAATCTTCAGTTCAAGAAAAGTCAGAAGAAGAAACTAAGAAAAAACCAGAAACCAAAGTTGAAGTAGCTCAGGAAACGTCCTCCCAAGAGAAAATACTTCCAACTAAGAAGGAAGCACCCTCAACAAAAGATCCTAAACCTAAAGAAGCTCCTTCTCAAGAAGagaccaataaaaaggaaagtgAAAAGGTGAAGAATGAAGAATCCAAAAGTAAGGAAACTCCCTCTACTAACAAAACTGAAAATCCCAAAGCTGAAACCAAGGAAACCCCTTCTGAAACGGTTTCTTCCAACAAATCAACTAAAGAACTGCcagaaaagaaagaaactaGCAAAGAACTTCCCGACAAAATGGTGATCAACTCCAGCGATGTGGGACCCATGGATCCCAACAGCAAGACAGTGGTACTCCTGATGGACAATGAACCCAGAGCCTCGAAGGTTAGGAGATTGACTAGAGCCAACACCGAAGAACTAGAGGACCTTTTCCAGGCTCTGGAGAAGCAGCTTAACGATCGGAATCTCGTCAAATCCGAGGATGGTCGCCTGATACGAGTGGAAAGCAAGCCAAGTGCAGAGCAGCAAGAGCAGGCACAGGCAATTTGCGATCTCACCAAGGAAATTGAGGATTTCACCAGCGCCAAGCCGGAGGAGATAGAGAAACCCAAGGAGGTGGAGAAAGCGGAGAAAGCGGAGAAAGCAGAGCCAGAAGAACCCGAGGAGGACTACGATTGGGGACCCAACACGGTGAAACATCATCTGAAACGCAAAACAGTTTATCTGCCCTCCACCAAGGAGTTGGAATCTCGCTTTCGCTCCCTGGAACGTCAAATAAAACTGCTGGAGGATGTGGAAAAGATAGATGTGGAGCAGCGTTTGGTCGAGATCGAAAGGAAAATCAAACTGCAGTACTCGCTTTCCCACGAGAAGGACTTGAACAAGTATCTGGAGCTGTGCGAGGGCAAGGGTTTGGATGATGAGGAAACGTTGCCCTTGGAAACCCCCACGAAATCCGAGGAAACTGCAGCTGGCAGAGATCGTTCTCGAAGTCCTGGGCGCAAGGTGGCCACCAAATCTCCATATACTTCTCCATCGCGAAAGGTCACTACTAAATCTCCATATGTTTCTCCGACGCGAAAGTCTGCCACCAAGTCTCCATATGTTTCTCCTTCCCGAAAGGCAACCAAATCACCCTATACTTCCCCGTCCAGACTTCGCCAGAGATCACCTTCTCCCACCCGATCGCCGGAGAGGAAGTCCAAAAGAAGCCCCTATACCTCGCCAGCCCGTCGCAAGCCACATCCCAACGATCTGCCCATCTCCGATGACCTGGAGTACAAGTATCGGGTACTCGACTTGGTGCGCTCCAAGTCCAAGGAGAACTTGGCCAAGCGCATGAATGATCCCAACAGAAAACCAGCCATTCATCCCCTGGAAATGATTCTGAGTCCCAGTCCGGATGACAGTGCCATACCCACAACGGGCGAACTGGAGCACAGAATACGAGTACTGGATGGCAAGCTCAAGTCGCCGGCGAAAACTCGATCCAAGTCTCGCTCACGTTCGCCCACCATCGAGGACATAAAACGCCAGAAGATGCGGGATGAGCAGAAGCCCAGGACTCCCGTACACAATCTGGAGAGAATCGTTAGCTCTCCTGGTCGACCAGAACCACCCACTGCCGAGGAGCTCGAGGAGCGCATACGCATCCTGGAGCAGGAGCACAAGTTCGACTTCAAGACCCAGAAGGACTACAAGGCATTCAATCAAAAGCTCAAGGACGTCATCTCCCCGTCGCTCTCCTTCGAGGAGTTCCGGGCGGCCAAGTCTCGGGAGCAGAGCCCCCGCCGCCATGGAGCCACCACGCCCAAGTCTGCCCTCCGTCGCGACGATTTCGATGAGCCGTACTCCAGCAGTGCCAGCACCACCCACTACCGCCCCACCAGCCCCAAGGTCATTCGGTTTCGCGACGAAGACatcgacgaggacgaggaccgCTTCGAGGAGGCACCCAGGCCGAAGTCGCGGCAGACCAGCGATCGAATGGTGGGCAGCACTATTGACGTTTTGGACTGTTTGGCGgagaatactaaaattcttGAACGTATTCTTAAGAAGACTCTTGCAGATCAGCCATCGGCCACTCGCAGCTACGCCAGCAGCTCGGAGGGTCTGGACGCCTTGGGTAGTCGTCTAATGAGG GAAACCTCGCCGATTACCCGAACCGGAACCCACACGGGCGTACCGCTGCGCACGGGGGAGAACATCAACGACCGCCTGAGTTCCATCAAGAACTCCATCAAATCGATCGACACGCTGTGCGAGGAGAAGCCCTACCAGAAGGAGAAGTGCCAGCGGTACATCGACTCCCTCTTCTCGGACTCGCTGCACTTTGCCAGCAAGAAGAGTTCCCTGGAGGATCTCAGTCTCAGCCGGAGCCTGAGTCGCAGCGAGAGCCGTGGCAGGAGCATTCATCGATCCGGGGACTATGCTCCCTCGATAAGGATCACCTCGGAGCATCGATCTTTGGGTTCGGCGGAGTCCCGCAGGAGTCCGCTGGGCAATAGGGACACGAGTCCTTACCGATCCCACAGGGAGATGAGCCGGGAGCTGTCGCCGCGGCGGAGGCgtctggaggaggaggacgaggagcgTAAGGATCGGGAGAGCAGTAGGGTAAGACGTGATAACTTGTTGCCAAATTATTTTGCTGATAATCGTAGCGAACTAAGTAGCGGGAGTAGTTTAACCGGGTTTAACCACAAAGTAGATAGACAACTAGAAGAGACGTGCGCCAAGTATGCGGACGATGCCAGACGCTCGGCCTGTCGCACACCGTTGAGCCACCCGTACGAGTCCCGCACCACAGCCACACGCCACAGCCACAGTCACACCGATCCTGTCCAGATCCAGGCCAGCACAACCGGATCAGCCAGTGCAACCGATAGTTTCCCCCGGCCCGTGTCGCCCTACCGCCAGCCCTACGATCCCTACCATCGGTCCCCAGGGGGTGCAGGTGGAGCCACGCCCCTTTACCAGCCCGGCAAGCTGGAGATCCGGCACACCACCGTCACCTCGACCTTCTACGATCGGTTCCTCACCGAGAAGCAGATCGAGCGGCAGACCCACTCCCGTCCGCCCAGCCGATCGCCAGTGGTTTCGCCCTCGGCGCCGGCCAAGAGCTACGCGGATTTGTGCAGCATCACatccagcaccagcaccaccactgCTTCTgtcaccacctcctcctcaTTCATGTCCAGCAGCTATGCtggcgcctccttttcgcTGCCCTCCACCAGCAACTACTCCTACTTGAACACGGCTTCGGGTGTCTCCGCCACCTCTCCCAGGGCCAGTTGCTCAGATCTTCgctccaccaccaccgccgcatccttgaccaccaccaccaccactacATCTTCCTCCTATGTGCCCTACAATTTCAGCAGCTCCTTCACCTCTCGCCTGAGCGAACCCATTGCCACTTGCTCGGCCAGTGCTGCGAGCACTAGTTCCCTCACCCATTCCACGGGTGTTTACAATCCCATGATGTCGTTCACGCTGAGGGAACCCCTTGCCAGCGGTTCCCTGGGTGCTTCAAGTGCCTCCCCATTGCTACCGTTTCAGTTTAACCGAAACTTTACTTCCAACTTCGACAAGGAGCAGAACAAACAGTAG